The nucleotide window TCTTTTTCTGTTACATTACCAGGTAATCCACCCCATTGAATCCGCAGGAAATTAATTAGGGTCGCAATTTCACTATCTGACATCTCAGAAGCAAATTCTGGCATTGCTTGAAATCGTTCATCATTAGGGAATGACTGCCAGGGTAAACCATCTAATATAGTCACAATTAAATTATGACTATCTGGGTTCATCACGGTACTATTTCCAACTAACGCAACAGACACATTAGGCTTTCCTTTTCCATCAATATTATGACATCCTGCACATAAATTGAGATAGGTGTCATAACCTGGGACATCCATCGGAATATCACCCTCAACAATCAACTTCGCTTTAGGAGGCTCATCCCCCAATAAGAAAGTCGTAATAGCTTCAATATCTTGGGGATCTAAATGGCTCGTACTATTATGAACCACTAAATACATATCACTAAATGCTGAGCCCTGAGGTGCAATCCCTTCGGAAAAATAACGTTGCAATCCCTCTTTATCCCATCCTCTTGCAGCTAAACCTTTTGCTGTAATATCGGGTGCTAAAAATCGACCGACAATATTTCCTTGAAACATCTTATCCCGATCGATATTACCAAATTCCCCCATCGGGGTATGACACATCGCACAGTGACCTAGAGTATTTACCAAATACTCACCTCTCTGCCAAAGAGATGAGTTCCCTTGTGATACTGTAGGTAATGGTGTTTTATCATAAAAAAGTAAATTCCACCCTATCAATAAGGCCCTCTGATTAAAAGGAAATGAAAGCTTATTATGAGGGGGCGCAATATTAACTTCAGGAAGTGACATAAAGTAGGCATAAAGAGCATCAGAATCTTCCTGCGTCACATTAGCATAATAAGGGTAAGGCATTGCAGGATAGAGGTTACGGTGAATAGGCGAGACTCCCTCTGTGATAGAACGATAAAAATCATCCTTACTCCAACGACCTATTCCAAAATTTTCCGATGGTGTAATATTACTACTATAAATTACTCCAAATGCAGTATCGAGCCGATAACCACCAGCAAATGGAGCACCATTTTCAGATGTGTGACAAGAAGCACAATCACCTGCAGCAGCTAAATACCGACCGCGTTCTATCTGTTCTACACTACTCTGCAAAATACGCTTTGGTCCCGTGGGCTTTAGTCTTTCAAAAAAATAGAGTCCAATAACGATCAATAGAACAACAACAACTAAAATGAAAAGATATAAAACCCACCTATATAATCGACCTCTAGGGCTCTGTTCTCTCTTCTCTTTACAACTATCTTTCATAATATAGCCCCTATTCACTCTTAATTAAGCCTGACGTATTAATCACAAGATCACGCACAGCCTCATAGTAACGCACATATCCTGTACAACGACAGATATGAGGGTTGAGTGCCTCTAAAATCGCTTGCTCTAATTGAGCTTCAGCAATAGGCTCTTTTGCCAGTTTCTCCATAAAAACAGTGGTAGCATTGACAAAGCCAGGTGTACAATAACCGCATTGAAAACTAAAGTGGTCCATAAAAGCTTGTTGAATTGGCGATGGAATCTCTTTACCTCGCTCCTCTTTAGCAATCCCTTCAATAGTTCTTACTGATTTACCATTAAAAAAGTGAGCTCCAGTAATGCAGGTTCTCATCTCTTCACTAGTTCCATCTGGATGATCCACAATAATAACGCATGCATGACATATACCTTGATTACACCCCATTCTTGTACCGGTAAGATTTAAATACTCATGTAAAAAATCGAGCATACTAATCCCTTCCGGTAAATCTACTGGGCCAACCATCTTGCCATTAATTTTTAATGAGAGCGGCTTATTAATTATTTTCATTGAGAACCTCCAAAACTTCATTGGGGCGAATAGGATGATGATAAAAGTAGTGCCCTGTGGCATCCGCTATAGCGTTTGTAATAGATGCAACGATTGTTGTCATTGCTAATTCTGCCATTCCTTTAGGTGGATCAGTATCGGATAAAGGTGGCAACACTTCCTGGGTCTGCTTCCAAACAGCGACCTCGCTAGCTAATGGTAAATGATAGCGATTAAAGTTCCATGTTCCATTCCCCGGCCCATCTTCATAAGGAGGTAGATATTCATATAAGGCATGCCCTATCCCCATCGCTGCACCTCCTTGTAATTGACCTGAGACTAGCTCTGGAACAATCATATTGCCGCATTCAAGAACAGAATGATGGTCTAAGACTTCTACCTCACCTGTTGCCTTATCAATAGATACTTCCGCTGCTACTGCCAATGCACTGTAATCTGTAACCCCAGCATTATCACGCTGTACCGCAGGATAAAAAACTTGTACTCTTTCATTAAAAATATAATTGTTATCGGCCCATCTCAATGAAATACCATCTAATGCAAAACGCGCAACTGTATCCTTTATTTTAAAATCAGCACTTGCCCAAGCCCAACGGTTATAACCATGCCCAGCAACACCCGTTAATCCCTTCATCTCATAAATACGTTTAGCAATTCGCTCTAGCGGAAGAGGCTCTAATCCATCTGCAGTCAGGCCAGCAAGTGTCCATCGCGCATCTTCTTTACGAACAGTCAATGATCGATATTGCCCTCCATCAATCCCTTCAGACCAGATAGATACTGCTGCCGGCCATATCCCAAAATCAAAAAGGACTCGACCAACGCCTGACGTCACATGTGAATAGTAATAGGCAGAATTACTCGCACCTGTAGATGAGTGGTGCGGAGTCCATCGTGGATTTTTAGAGAGTTTATCCTGCTTCTCCTGAGTTAAACCATCTTTTCCTTTTGTTGTCATCTCAATATCTGGCCAGTCCAACATACCAAAATAGGAGTGATGTGCCGGAACGCCAAACCATTTTGCACAGAGAACGGTTTGTGATGTAGCCATACCTGTTCCAACTTCTAGCCCACTATGCCATAGTGAGATTTCCCCCTCTGGAGAAATTTCAATTTTTGCATATGCCCCCTCATCTCCAGATCCAAAGTCTAGCTGAATACATCCAATTCCCGTACCTAATATCTTTCCAGGATTTTCTTTTTCAAAGCGAAACTTTCTCTCTTTTCGATCTTTCCATAGGGTATGTTTGGAACACTCTTCTAATACTTCACCTCCTCGCATCATCCCTGCTGGTATGGCTCCTTGAGTATTCTTCATACCAGATTTCATCAGATTATTGAGTCTAAATGCTACAGGATCTTCCCCTAAAATATATGCAGCCTCATCAATCAAAGTATCAAAGGCAGGAGCTGTCTGAAATGCGCCGTAACCACGGTTAGATCCCGCAATAACAGAGCGAGTCGCATCCCCAACACCAACAACATCACTTTTAGGAATATAATAAATTCCTTGAAATCCTGTACAACCTACTGCTGTCACACCCGGAGTATAGTTACATCGCCCCCCACCATTTAGAGCATAATGCGCAATAAAAGAATCTATTTTTTTCGTCTTTTTATTAATAGCTAACTGACACTTCATGTCAAAAGGATGTCGCTTAATACCACTTTGAAATTGCTCATAACGATCATTAGCTAAGCGAACAGGCAGCCCATCACTATAAAATCCCGCAACAATACCAAGCATAGGTAACATTGCCCTTGCCTTAGATCCATATCCAACTGTGGTGCATGGATGAAAAAAGAGCTTCTTAAATTTAAAGTTAGAGTGACTCGCAATATAAACTATAGACTCGGCCACTTGAGGTGGTGTCTGAATTCCCATTACAACGTGTAATGACTCTGTATTCGCTTCATACCAAACATTTGAGTTATCCGGTTCCATCGCACATAAATCGATAGATTGAGAATGAAGTTGACGGTCAAGAATCAAAATATCATCTGGCGGATTTTGAAAAGTAGTTGCTATTTCATCTGCATAATAGATCCCTCTTTGATCTAAATTCCCCCCCTTCTTACCGGTTGGATAATATGGAACATATTTTTTATAACCTAAAGGCTCTACCGTTGTATATTCCATAGCTGAGTAGATATCAGGACTCCATGGGTTCTCAGCCCCTATACGCACACTTCTAAAGGTAGACCAGGGATCTCGCTCTAAAAAGCCTGTGTATTTACCATAAAGAATAATATCATCTCTAAATTGTAAAGTATCTTTTGCAAAACGATATCGAGCAAAGTCATGGTAAATTAATATGGCAACTTCTTGTCCAAGATAAGCAGGTGTTTTACCTATTGGCAAAAGGAAGTCTTCACCATAAAAAGGGGGTAATGTAATATTATCATGCTTAAGATCTGTTGCTGTAACAACTTTATCGGGCATTAAATCACTTTTTTCTAAAATAGAAAGATCAAATCCCTCATATATTTTATCCGCTTCAGTCACTCTCAGGATCATTGCATAAGACTGATTTTGTGGCCAATGAGGCATATCCTTAGCTCGAAAATCAAACGCAAACACCTTATCTCCTAATACCTTAGCGCGAGCATCTATTCTATTTTTTATAGTTTGTGTTTTTGCATCCCAATTAGGAGGTTGTAGAATATTATTTTGAAATAATGCGGCAAATGCTTTGCTAAACGGCGCGGCAATGTATACCGTCACTCCACCGATCACCATAGTTTTTAAAAAATCTCGTCGAGAAAATCTGCTCTGTCCCACTTTATTCTCCCTTATCGCTATAGATTGTAAGGTAACTCAATTATTAAGCAGATAATCCCGGACAAAAAAACAATTAGCCACTTGGCTTATTCGCTCAATATATAATCAAATATAGATTTATTTACATATATAAGCAATTAAAATATATATTTTGTTGTTTTTATTATTATCTGTTTTTGACTTTTTCATATGAAAAGTGGGAAAATATGAATATGAATTCCATCAAACTAAAAGCTAATATAATATAAATCATTATTTTTTAACTAATACGCAAGACCTTATTACCTTTAATTCCCCAAAACTTTGAAGCAATTAAATTAGTTAAGTAGTTCTACAGTTCTTTTTTAAGATCTAGCCCACAAATAAGAATTTATCCAAAGAGAAATCGTTCTAAATCAACCTCATCTTTTAAGATCTTTGATACTTCAACATCATAAGCATGCGCAAGAAGAATGCTCGACTCTACTAATGTCTCATTCAATGTGAGATCGAAAGCAACTTTACGAAGATCTCCTAAGGCATCAAAAGCTTGATTTAGAGATACGATCTTCTCTCTCTGCTCAATATCTAGCTGCTGTAAAAATTGTTGCATTGCGATCTCCATCTCTGCAGCTAGAGCTTGATCGCTACCAAGAAGTGTTGAGATAACAAATTTCCCCGCTAAAGAACCAATAATAGGACCTAAAAGAGGGATAGGAATTAAGATCTGCCCTGCCAATGTTGCTAGTGCTACACCCGCACTATCAGCCCCCAGATAGAGGGCATTCATCTGAAATTCACTCAATGAAATATTCCCGCGATGAAGATCATGCACTAAAGAAGCAATCCCTTTCGAAAGGGTGACAAAAGCTCCGGCAAATGGAGCAGCTAAGTTTGCATTATTTGTTAAAAAATAGACCGCAGAACCTGTAACAGCTCCCCCTAATCCTCCTTTCAACGAAGAGAACCCTACCTTTTTCCAATCTTCTAATGACATCTCACCTTTAAAAGGATTCTTGCCATCACGATACATTCCATAAAGAGCCATACCAAATGAGAGCGTTCCTCCGACTGCTGCTGCAATTGCTGTCGCTTTAAGCCCTTCACTCCAACTTGCTTGATGCTCCTTTTCAATCTCCAGTTGCCGTCTCCTATTCTCTGCTTCTAGTTCCGATTCATGACGATCTAAAGTTTCACTAATTCGTCCTCTTTGAACCTCGGCATATTCAGAGATACCAGGGCGTACAACCTCTGAAAATGAAGTTCCCGACTCCGCTTCTATACGAGCAATCTTCTCCTCAATTGCGCGGATGGTTCTATCACTTAAACCTTCAACTGCTTCACCTTCATAGATACGTCGAATCAATTCAAATTGATCCTTGGGAATATGGTAATAACTACCATCTCGACCAAAATGACTATATCTCTCCATATGTTTAAGCACATGCTCGAGATTATTATTCAATCCATTAACAAATTTTGATTGAACAGCAACACCATCGATAAGATAATCTTCTGGCGCTGTCCGACCAACACCTTCAAAGGTTGCAGTTGGGTTCTGCTGATTGAGATACTGCTTAGCATTATGAATCGCAACTTCAACTTGTTCAGCAATTTCTCCATGCTTTGTAAAATCACTTCCTAAAATATTCTCCGGGGTAGAGATAAAGCTACGTACAATCTCAACCTGCCCTAATGCCTTTAAAAATGCCTCATCTTGCAGATTTTGTGAAAAAAATAACGAACGAAAACGCTCCTCATTAATATTATTAACGATAGCGCTATAGAGCTGGTCTTCAACAGAACGACTCTTCAAAATAATTTCCTTTTCAATTTAAAGCGGTGACAAACTATCTACTCTTACCCTTACTACTAATAGAGAAGCTCTAAAAATATAAGCTGAGCAATAACATTTAAAATATCAGTTAAAATGCTATTGAAGCTTTAATTAAAACTCCGCTTTCATTTTGATCAATTGGGCAAGACTCTCTACATGATTTTTAATCGCTATCAACATATTTTTCTGAGATTGATTGAACAGAGTGTAATCAAACGTTGTTAATGATTGATCGAGATAACTCATCATCTGTGTTATACCGGCAAGATGCTCCCGAGTCTCACTAATAAGGCGGTCTACAGCTCTATCCGCTACCTCTAAATGGGATCGATAGGTCTCAACCTCTCGCCTCGCTTCATCTGCTTCTTTAGCAATTTTTGCATTTCGACGACGCGCAAAAAGCCCACTACCAACAAGCGCACTCCCGCCAATAACCCAACCGACTGGACCCGCTAATGCTAAAAAAGCACTCCCTGCAGCCATTCCTCCTCCACCGGCAGCAACGGCACCACCACCAAGCCATGCTAATGCGGCATTCGTTGCAGCTGCTCCACCTAATGCCGAGATTGCTGTCCCTGTCGAAGCTGTTCCAAATGTTGTTGCGATCGCCATTGCTGCAGTAGGACCAAAAGCAGCAATCCCTGCACCCGCGGCAATACCAGCCCCGGCACTACTACCTGCCTTAAAACCAACCTCTTCCGATTTTTTTCTAATCTCTTCTGAAAGGTCGTCAAATTCTTGATGCTCAATATGATAAGCTTCAAATGTACGATCAAACTCAATCGGCTTATTAGCAATAATGGAAAAGAGCGCTTCAGCACGCGCAATAATCTGCTTCGATTTTTCAGAACGTAATGTAAAAAGAATCTCGCTCTTCTCACTGACAACTTCTAAAAGCGCTGCATATTGATCTTTCGCCCGCTCAAACTTTGCAATTGCTTCTTTCTTTAATTTTCCATTTAACATTAGAATTTCCTTCTCTCTATACTAATAGAGAACCATATTTCTATTAACAATAGCTTTCTGTTCATAACTCGCCTAACCCATTCGCAAGAAAATAATTGCTGAAATAATAATCATTAAATGACAGCTTAAAAAAGCAAATCAAGATACAAAACCAATAACATTAAACGAATTGATATTTTATTGTAAACCGATATTAATTCCTCGTAAATATTTATATATAGATAACATTATAAAATAATATTTAAATAGCTTTTTTCTACTTTTCATGGGAAATTACTAAAAACCTTGCCTCAATTATTTCAGATTAGCTTCGTCAAAAATATCTTTAAATCTTCGTAGTTACTCTCGATTACTTTCTCTGTAAACTCTTTTCCCTCCACCACTCATCTCTAATTCCTGCTTTCAAGAAGTCTAAAATCGGGTAGACTACTCTTTTGATAAGAAGATTAATAAGGTCAGCAATGATCGTTAGAAGTGCAATGAGAGCAAATAAGAAGGGGGAAAATATG belongs to Ignatzschineria indica and includes:
- a CDS encoding c-type cytochrome; this encodes MKDSCKEKREQSPRGRLYRWVLYLFILVVVVLLIVIGLYFFERLKPTGPKRILQSSVEQIERGRYLAAAGDCASCHTSENGAPFAGGYRLDTAFGVIYSSNITPSENFGIGRWSKDDFYRSITEGVSPIHRNLYPAMPYPYYANVTQEDSDALYAYFMSLPEVNIAPPHNKLSFPFNQRALLIGWNLLFYDKTPLPTVSQGNSSLWQRGEYLVNTLGHCAMCHTPMGEFGNIDRDKMFQGNIVGRFLAPDITAKGLAARGWDKEGLQRYFSEGIAPQGSAFSDMYLVVHNSTSHLDPQDIEAITTFLLGDEPPKAKLIVEGDIPMDVPGYDTYLNLCAGCHNIDGKGKPNVSVALVGNSTVMNPDSHNLIVTILDGLPWQSFPNDERFQAMPEFASEMSDSEIATLINFLRIQWGGLPGNVTEKEVSQLRR
- a CDS encoding (2Fe-2S)-binding protein translates to MKIINKPLSLKINGKMVGPVDLPEGISMLDFLHEYLNLTGTRMGCNQGICHACVIIVDHPDGTSEEMRTCITGAHFFNGKSVRTIEGIAKEERGKEIPSPIQQAFMDHFSFQCGYCTPGFVNATTVFMEKLAKEPIAEAQLEQAILEALNPHICRCTGYVRYYEAVRDLVINTSGLIKSE
- a CDS encoding xanthine dehydrogenase family protein molybdopterin-binding subunit, whose product is MVIGGVTVYIAAPFSKAFAALFQNNILQPPNWDAKTQTIKNRIDARAKVLGDKVFAFDFRAKDMPHWPQNQSYAMILRVTEADKIYEGFDLSILEKSDLMPDKVVTATDLKHDNITLPPFYGEDFLLPIGKTPAYLGQEVAILIYHDFARYRFAKDTLQFRDDIILYGKYTGFLERDPWSTFRSVRIGAENPWSPDIYSAMEYTTVEPLGYKKYVPYYPTGKKGGNLDQRGIYYADEIATTFQNPPDDILILDRQLHSQSIDLCAMEPDNSNVWYEANTESLHVVMGIQTPPQVAESIVYIASHSNFKFKKLFFHPCTTVGYGSKARAMLPMLGIVAGFYSDGLPVRLANDRYEQFQSGIKRHPFDMKCQLAINKKTKKIDSFIAHYALNGGGRCNYTPGVTAVGCTGFQGIYYIPKSDVVGVGDATRSVIAGSNRGYGAFQTAPAFDTLIDEAAYILGEDPVAFRLNNLMKSGMKNTQGAIPAGMMRGGEVLEECSKHTLWKDRKERKFRFEKENPGKILGTGIGCIQLDFGSGDEGAYAKIEISPEGEISLWHSGLEVGTGMATSQTVLCAKWFGVPAHHSYFGMLDWPDIEMTTKGKDGLTQEKQDKLSKNPRWTPHHSSTGASNSAYYYSHVTSGVGRVLFDFGIWPAAVSIWSEGIDGGQYRSLTVRKEDARWTLAGLTADGLEPLPLERIAKRIYEMKGLTGVAGHGYNRWAWASADFKIKDTVARFALDGISLRWADNNYIFNERVQVFYPAVQRDNAGVTDYSALAVAAEVSIDKATGEVEVLDHHSVLECGNMIVPELVSGQLQGGAAMGIGHALYEYLPPYEDGPGNGTWNFNRYHLPLASEVAVWKQTQEVLPPLSDTDPPKGMAELAMTTIVASITNAIADATGHYFYHHPIRPNEVLEVLNENN